The Euleptes europaea isolate rEulEur1 chromosome 19, rEulEur1.hap1, whole genome shotgun sequence genome includes a window with the following:
- the OMG gene encoding oligodendrocyte-myelin glycoprotein: MENRVFKTSFYVLAILFFIPAVQSICPSVCSCSGNNRNVDCSGRNLNTLPHGLQDNITYLNLSHNHLADLNSQLTRFANLRTLDISHNQLWNLPANLPRSLWEIYAAHNNVKVLQKLDTAYQWNLKVLDVSENMVERAVLINNTISNLKFLNLSSNRLWTVPTNIPSNTETVDLSNNFLTQILPGTLVRLPRLSQLYLHNNKFTYIPDKAFDQLTQLQLITLYKNPWSCGDGNQALTYLQKWAAETTTAIIGLPCANEATTSWKHATLSSDAPTAGENHLLVKAMKAAGNAGSPETTEQAQLGHRQFRTKEGVLSATAGHTVALTSTDRPLILYPEDPSTEKLNSYEAAAATQTIHLQGTSSVDSSTRGLAGTSVTPLTLSITSGMPTRYSERPQSTTVAVKEAESATKGSPHSQSRASPFEAIPLFTVTLTVATLVVG; the protein is encoded by the coding sequence ATGGAGAATCGGGTCTTCAAGACATCTTTCTATGTGCTGGCTATTCTCTTTTTCATACCAGCTGTTCAGAGCATTTGTCCTTCTGTGTGTTCATGCTCAGGAAACAACAGAAACGTGGACTGTTCTGGCAGAAACCTGAACACACTGCCACATGGACTTCAGGACAACATTACCTACTTAAACCTGTCACATAACCACTTGGCAGACCTCAACAGCCAACTTACTCGGTTTGCCAATTTGAGGACCCTGGACATTTCCCACAACCAGCTTTGGAACCTGCCGGCTAATCTGCCCAGGTCGCTCTGGGAAATATACGCTGCACACAACAATGTCAAAGTTCTTCAAAAGCTGGACACAGCTTACCAGTGGAACCTTAAGGTCCTCGACGTGTCTGAAAACATGGTGGAAAGGGCCGTTCTCATCAACAATACAATAAGCAACCTCAAATTCCTCAATCTTAGTAGCAACAGACTATGGACAGTCCCCACTAACATTCCTTCCAACACAGAAACAGTGGATCTATCCAACAACTTCTTAACGCAAATCCTACCTGGCACGTTGGTGAGGCTCCCACGCCTTTCCCAACTTTATTTGCACAATAATAAGTTCACCTACATTCCCGACAAAGCTTTTGACCAGCTCACTCAACTGCAACTAATAACACTTTACAAAAATCCGTGGTCGTGTGGGGACGGAAACCAAGCCCTCACATATTTGCAGAAATGGGCAGCAGAAACCACCACTGCAATCATAGGCTTGCCATGTGCCAATGAAGCCACCACATCTTGGAAACATGCCACGCTGTCCTCAGATGCTCCCACAGCTGGGGAGAACCACCTCCTTGTTAAGGCTATGAAGGCAGCAGGTAACGCTGGGTCTCCTGAGACAACTGAGCAAGCCCAACTCGGGCACCGCCAATTCAGAACGAAGGAGGGTGTGCTCAGTGCTACTGCTGGCCACACCGTAGCACTTACCAGCACCGACAGACCACTAATCCTCTACCCGGAAGACCCGAGCACAGAGAAGCTAAACTCATATGAAGCAGCCGCCGCCACGCAGACTATCCATCTCCAAGGGACAAGCTCTGTGGATTCAAGCACAAGGGGTCTGGCCGGAACATCTGTGACTCCTCTGACCTTGAGCATCACCAGCGGGATGCCTACACGCTATTCAGAGAGGCCTCAAAGCACAACTGTTGCTGTAAAGGAAGCAGAGTCAGCCACAAAAGGGAGCCCTCACAGCCAGTCCCGCGCAAGTCCCTTCGAGGCAATCCCCCTCTTCACGGTCACACTGACTGTGGCAACCCTGGTGGTCGGCTAA